The Chitinophagaceae bacterium genome window below encodes:
- a CDS encoding four helix bundle protein, protein MDSQNKFDLEDRLVDFACMCLNVCDLLPSSRTGQNLEHQLSKSGTASALIYGEAQGAESRADFLHKMKMCLKEIKETRINLKIIMRKPVLVHEKVDIAFTEVNQLMAIFLKSIETAQQNDERRRK, encoded by the coding sequence ATGGATAGTCAAAACAAATTTGATCTTGAAGACAGGCTAGTTGATTTTGCCTGTATGTGTCTGAATGTTTGTGACTTGTTACCAAGCTCAAGGACAGGACAAAACCTGGAACATCAGTTGTCAAAAAGCGGAACAGCATCAGCCCTTATTTACGGAGAAGCGCAGGGAGCTGAATCAAGAGCTGACTTTTTGCATAAAATGAAAATGTGTTTAAAGGAAATAAAGGAGACCAGGATCAATCTTAAAATAATCATGAGAAAGCCGGTTTTAGTTCATGAAAAGGTTGACATTGCATTTACAGAAGTAAATCAGCTGATGGCTATTTTCCTGAAAAGCATTGAAACAGCTCAGCAAAATGATGAAAGAAGAAGGAAGTGA